One window from the genome of Dermacentor silvarum isolate Dsil-2018 chromosome 7, BIME_Dsil_1.4, whole genome shotgun sequence encodes:
- the LOC119458815 gene encoding uncharacterized protein LOC119458815, which produces MSVVPERINEFFEPPKPQEGTILPRYGVENGYLVLEDFKTRDLPRPPPAGWESAKRLGAMAAAALVVFLVVLSAAVVVHILLPANDDSKNHDPPLVANGTNETMASAKLQIDTDVEGDVQVTGDDGDEGLTSTPATTSERRSLRATSKRRGAQRTLRRRSAKKPTLSKQRRPPARTRSRFPRRNIRETANRGAISTLTSAPKTSPTSSRLAETTPGKDVYDDEATGGDGDDDSSSSSEHDTNAQQHDTNAPSHKAFTDILVFGPPLNESWNERDYLYWRA; this is translated from the exons ATGTCGGTTGTACCCGAGCGCATCAAcgagttcttcgagcctccgaaGCCTCAGGAAGGCACCATCTTGCCCAG GTACGGCGTTGAGAACGGCTACCTGGTGTTGGAGGACTTCAAGACGCGCGACCTGCCTCGTCCGCCACCCGCAGGCTGGGAGTCGGCCAAGAGACTTGGCGCCATGGCTGCCGCCGCCCTGGTCGTCTTCCTGGTCGTACTATCGGCCGCCGTCGTCGTGCACATTCTGCTGCCGGCGAACGACGACTCCAAGAACCACGATCCTCCGCTGGTCGCCAACGGTACCAACGAAACCATGGC GTCTGCGAAGCTCCAAATCGACACTGACGTCGAGGGCGACGTGCAAGTAACCGGGGACGACGGCGACGAGGGACTGACGTCCACGCCGGCGACAACGAGTGAACGTCGCTCCCTCAGGGCGACGTCGAAGCGTCGTGGAGCGCAGCGCACACTTCGGCGACGAAGCGCGAAGAAACCGACGCTGTCGAAACAGCGTCGCCCACCCGCCAGAACGAGGTCGCGATTTCCGCGGAGGAACATTCGCGAAACCGCGAATCGCGGAGCGATTTCAACGCTGACCTCCGCCCCGAAAACATCCCCGACCTCTTCTCGTCTCGCGGAAACGACGCCAGGCAAAGACGTCTATGACGATGAAGCGACCGGTGGTGACGGCGAcgatgacagcagcagcagcagcgagcatgACACCAACGCCCAACAACACGACACCAACGCCCCCTCGCACAAAGCGTTTACGGACATTCTCGTATTCGGTCCACCGCTGAACGAGTCATGGAATGAGAGGGATTATTTGTACTGGCGCGCATAG
- the LOC119458814 gene encoding neprilysin-1-like produces MAAVVAFAGLGVYYLVSGVAGKGDSQQYLSRFSCRSDDCVKSESLLIQSLNTNVDPCHDFKAYATSRWLPDSHQDVSELWNYKWHVKYNWMSRVASEIASRDFESHLGNMVASSFSACVNRSAERANDTRTMFKELMRSLGIPWPEAPPRDANPFDVYMNLCVRWNIPLWFDIRLLPDNTLKGQRTVYIGPSAFAKFWAKQFRSISGDSAVRGYINQYLVYFAGYDEAARDEQLAANCYTVFMFTRQVVFMLETIHENVGSKAYTFDSLSNAFGQRADRFASLMNRYFRLEKAFVGADMAIVEKVGTAEVTRYIVDDHDPPLVLSHLGWWVLQIYAPIVDNSFFVLKYGNKELGDLMRPLFCETQMEHSFKILLLSKHVALNFPPKVRQRVDDILVNVREMVAATYEHSNWPPMTRARVGEKIRAMRINLWPMAEYLSSETLTRIYRSHHTTKNTALDHWIAERRANAALLGSGAYFEDKRLPHSFARDAVYYDFLLNEAFVSMMLVHEPLYYPDADSAINYGGVGAAFASAVMHGVGSGQDALSLVPSSHATTAEKERPLSGNATFNQTRESSSRSLVDTVPGFLPAFHALQAHKAEWPTQLREFPPEKLFFINYCHTQSRMNIAFDCNGAVRGDESFGFAFRCAKGLPMNP; encoded by the coding sequence ATGGCCGCAGTCGTGGCCTTTGCGGGACTCGGCGTCTACTACCTGGTGTCCGGTGTAGCAGGCAAGGGCGATAGCCAGCAGTACCTGAGCAGGTTCAGCTGCCGCAGCGATGATTGCGTCAAGTCCGAATCGCTGCTTATACAGTCTCTCAACACCAACGTCGACCCGTGCCACGACTTCAAAGCGTACGCCACGTCGCGATGGCTGCCAGACTCGCACCAAGACGTGTCTGAGCTTTGGAACTACAAGTGGCACGTCAAGTACAACTGGATGAGCCGGGTAGCCAGCGAGATCGCGAGCCGGGACTTCGAGTCGCACTTGGGCAATATGGTAGCGTCATCGTTCAGCGCCTGCGTGAATCGGTCCGCCGAGCGAGCGAACGACACGCGAACCATGTTCAAGGAGCTCATGCGAAGCCTCGGCATTCCCTGGCCGGAGGCGCCACCTCGTGACGCGAACCCGTTCGACGTCTACATGAACCTGTGCGTTCGGTGGAACATCCCGCTCTGGTTCGACATCAGGCTGCTTCCGGACAACACTCTCAAGGGCCAACGAACGGTGTACATCGGCCCGAGCGCGTTCGCCAAGTTCTGGGCCAAACAGTTCAGGTCTATTAGCGGTGACTCCGCAGTGCGTGGGTACATCAACCAGTACCTAGTGTACTTCGCAGGTTATGATGAGGCAGCAAGGgacgagcagctcgcggccaactGCTACACGGTGTTCATGTTCACGCGACAGGTGGTGTTCATGCTCGAGACCATTCACGAGAACGTGGGATCCAAGGCGTACACGTTCGACTCACTCAGCAACGCGTTCGGTCAGCGCGCCGATCGTTTCGCGTCCCTCATGAACCGATACTTCAGACTCGAGAAAGCTTTCGTAGGTGCCGACATGGCCATCGTTGAGAAAGTGGGCACTGCCGAAGTGACGCGCTACATCGTCGACGACCACGACCCTCCTCTGGTCCTCAGTCACCTGGGCTGGTGGGTTCTCCAGATATACGCGCCGATTGTCGACAACAGCTTTTTTGTCCTCAAGTACGGCAACAAGGAACTGGGCGACCTCATGCGTCCTCTATTCTGCGAGACCCAAATGGAACACTCCTTCAAAATCCTGCTGCTCTCCAAACACGTCGCGCTCAACTTCCCGCCCAAGGTCAGGCAGAGagtcgacgacatcctcgtcaaCGTTCGCGAAATGGTGGCGGCGACGTACGAACACTCCAACTGGCCACCGATGACCCGCGCGAGGGTGGGGGAGAAAATTCGAGCGATGCGCATCAACCTGTGGCCCATGGCGGAGTACCTATCCAGCGAGACGCTTACCCGCATCTACCGATCCCACCACACGACGAAGAACACCGCGCTCGACCACTGGATCGCCGAGCGTCGGGCAAACGCGGCGCTTCTCGGGAGCGGCGCCTACTTCGAAGACAAGCGGTTGCCGCACTCGTTCGCCAGGGACGCCGTCTACTACGACTTCCTGCTCAACGAAGCCTTTGTATCGATGATGCTGGTGCACGAGCCACTTTACTACCCCGACGCCGACTCGGCCATCAACTACGGAGGCGTGGGAGCCGCCTTCGCGTCAGCGGTGATGCATGGAGTCGGTTCAGGGCAGGACGCTCTCAGCTTGGTTCCATCCAGCCATGCTACTACTGCGGAAAAAGAAAGACCGCTGTCGGGAAACGCGACGTTCAACCAAACGCGCGAGTCGTCCTCGCGTAGTCTAGTGGACACGGTGCCGGGATTCCTGCCGGCGTTCCACGCTCTCCAAGCCCACAAGGCGGAGTGGCCGACACAGCTACGCGAATTTCCCCCGGAAAAGCTGTTTTTCATCAACTACTGCCACACCCAGAGCAGGATGAACATCGCCTTCGACTGCAACGGTGCGGTCCGGGGAGACGAGAGCTTCGGGTTCGCATTTCGCTGCGCGAAAGGTTTGCCCATGAACCCGTGA
- the LOC119457942 gene encoding uncharacterized protein LOC119457942 gives MAMIAAGLVILLGCFVAGTTSEQTEASSTCPPPDPKCDCAPTKDDNGCLVCMCHERIPPAQCPKVKCPIQVDNKECSVEIQEGCRVCNCTPVDASAQSSRTEPSYAAIHV, from the exons ATGGCCATGATTGCGGCTGGTCTGGTGATCCTCCTAGGCTGCTtcgttgcgggaacgaccagtGAGCAGACGGAAG CTTCCTCAACGTGCCCCCCGCCCGACCCAAAGTGCGACTGCGCGCCCACTAAAGACGACAACGGATGCCTGGTCTGCATGTGTCACGAACGCATACCACCGGCACAATGCCCAAAG GTAAAATGTCCAATCCAGGTTGATAACAAGGAATGTTCCGTGGAGATACAAGAAGGGTGCCGAGTCTGCAACTGTACTCCAGTCGATGCATCCGCCCAAAGTAGCCGGACCGAGCCAAGTTATGCAGCCATACACGTCTGA